The Apus apus isolate bApuApu2 chromosome 8, bApuApu2.pri.cur, whole genome shotgun sequence genome has a window encoding:
- the COPB2 gene encoding coatomer subunit beta', whose translation MPLRLDIKRKLTARSDRVKSVDLHPTEPWMLASLYNGSVCVWNHETQTLVKTFEVCDLPVRAAKFVARKNWVVTGADDMQIRVFNYNTLERVHMFEAHSDYIRCIAVHPTQPFILTSSDDMLIKLWDWDKKWSCSQVFEGHTHYVMQIVINPKDNNQFASASLDRTIKVWQLGSSSPNFTLEGHEKGVNCIDYYSGGDKPYLISGADDRLVKIWDYQNKTCVQTLEGHAQNVSCVSFHPELPIIITGSEDGTVRIWHSSTYRLESTLNYGMERVWCVASLRGSNNVALGYDEGSIIVKLGREEPAMSMDANGKIIWAKHSEVQQANLKAMGDAEIKDGERLPLAVKDMGSCEIYPQTIQHNPNGRFVVVCGDGEYIIYTAMALRNKSFGSAQEFVWAHDSSEYAIRESNSVVKIFKNFKEKKSFKPDFGAEGIYGGFLLGVRSVNGLAFYDWENTELIRRIEIQPKHIFWSDSGELVCIATEESFFILKYLSEKVAAAQETHEGVTEDGIEDAFEVLGEIQEIVKTGLWVGDCFIYTSSVNRLNYYVGGEIVTIAHLDRTMYLLGYIPKDNRLYLGDKELNIVSYSLLVSVLEYQTAVMRRDFGMADKVLPTIPKEQRTRVAHFLEKQGFKQQALAVSTDPEHRFELALQLGELKIAYQLAVEAESEQKWKQLAELAISKCQFGLAQECLHHAQDYGGLLLLATASGNANMVNKLAEGAEKDGKNNVAFMSYFLQGKLDSCLELLIKTGRLPEAAFLARTYLPSQVSRVVKLWRESLSKVNQKAAESLADPTEYENLFPGLKEAFVAEEYVKQSLADLRPAREYPLVTPNEERNLLEEAKGFEPSGVTTPQKAEEQVASPKQEMKTVLQNSDPLPTRDQKTLLDLEDDLDNLDLEDIDTTDINLDEEILDE comes from the exons ATG cctctccgACTTGATATAAAACGGAAGCTAACAGCCCGGTCTGACCGGGTGAAGAGCGTAGACTTGCATCCCACGGAGCCATGGATGCTGGCCAGCCTTTACAATGGCAGTGTCTGTGTTTGGAACCATGAGACACAG actcTGGTGAAGACTTTTGAAGTGTGTGACCTGCCAGTGAGAGCTGCCAAGTTCGTGGCAAGAAAGAACTGGGTTGTTACAGGAGCT GATGACATGCAAATTAGAGTTTTTAATTATAACACCTTGGAAAGAGTTCACATGTTTGAAGCACATTCAGATTACATTCGTTGTATTGCTGTGCATCCCACACAGCCTTTCATACTGACAAGCAGTG atgacaTGCTCATTAAactctgggactgggataaaaaGTGGTCTTGTTCTCAGGTGTTTGAAGGACACACCCATTATGTCATGCAGATTGTCATAAACCCAAAAGACAATAACCAGTTTGCCAGTGCCTCTCTGGATAGGACAATCAAG gTGTGGCAGCTTGGTTCTTCTTCACCCAACTTCACTTTGGAAGGCCATGAGAAAGGAGTGAACTGCATTGACTATTACAGTGGAGGAGATAAGCCATACCTCATTTCAGGTGCAGATGACCGGTTGGTTAAGATCTGGGACTACCAG AATAAAACATGTGTACAAACACTGGAAGGACATGCTCAAAACGTGTCATGTGTCAGCTTCCATCCTGAACTGCCTATCATTATCACAGGCTCAGAAGATG GAACTGTGCGCATTTGGCATTCCAGCACTTACCGCCTGGAAAGTACCCTCAACTATGGTATGGAGAGAGTGTGGTGTGTGGCCAGTTTAAGAGGATCCAATAATGTGGCTCTGGGATATGATGAAGGCAGCATTATTGTTAAG CTTGGTCGTGAAGAACCTGCCATGTCCATGGatgcaaatggaaaaattatttgggCTAAACATTCCGAAGTCCAACAGGCTAACTTGAAAGCTATGGGAGATGCTGAAATCAAAGATGGAGAAAGATTGCCCCTGGCTGTAAAGGATATGGGGAGCTGTGAAATCTATCCTCAGACAATTCAGCACAACCCTAACGGACG GTTTGTAGTAGTGTGTGGTGATGGTGAATACATCATCTACACAGCTATGGCTTTGAGAAACAAGAGCTTTGGTTCTGCACAGGAGTTTGTATGGGCACATGATTCTTCAGA ATATGCCATCAGGGAGAGCAACAGCGTtgtaaagatatttaaaaatttcaAAGAGAAGAAGTCATTCAAACCTGATTTTGGAGCAGAAG GTATCTATGGTGGCTTCCTGTTGGGTGTCAGATCTGTTAATGGTTTGGCGTTCTATGACTGGGAAAACACCGAACTGATTCGCAGAATTGAAATTCAGCCCAAACAT ATTTTCTGGTCTGACTCGGGTGAGCTTGTCTGCATTGCTACGGAAGAGTCATTCTTCATTCTGAAATACCTATCAGAAAAAGTTGCAGCAGCACAAGAAACACATGAAGGGGTCACTGAAGATGGAATTGAAGATGCTTTTGAG gttCTTGGTGAGATTCAGGAGATTGTGAAAACAGGCTTGTGGGTAGGCGACTGCTTTATTTACACCAGTTCTGTGAACAGGCTCAACTACTATGTTGGAGGAGAAATTGTCACTATTGCCCATTTGGACAG gacAATGTATCTTTTGGGATATATCCCTAAGGACAACCGACTTTATTTGGGAGATAAAGAGCTAAACATTGTGAGCTACTCTTTGCTGGTCTCAGTGCTTGAGTATCAAACTGCTGTGATGAGAAGAGATTTTGGTATGGCTGATAAAGTTCTTCCCACGATTCCAAAAGAACAGAGGACCAGAGTTgcacattttcttgaaaaacag ggCTTCAAACAACAAGCTCTTGCAGTATCTACAGATCCAGAGCATCGCTTTGAACTTGCTCTTCAACTTGGAGAATTAAAAATAGCCTATCAGCTTGCAGTGGAAGCAGAG TCGGAACAGAAATGGAAGCAACTTGCTGAGCTTGCCATTAGTAAATGCCAGTTTGGCTTAGCCCAGGAGTGTCTCCACCACGCACAAGACTACGGAGGACTTCTGCTCCTGGCTACGGCTTCAGGAAATGCTAACATGGTGAATAAGTTagctgaaggagcagaaaaagaTGGCAAGAACAATGTTGCATTTATGAGCTACTTCCTGCAGGGAAA GCTGGATTCATGTTTAGAACTCCTGATTAAAACTGGGCGTCTCCCCGAAGCTGCATTTCTTGCACGGACATATTTGCCAAGCCAAGTTTCAAG GGTTGTTAAACTGTGGCGGGAGAGTCTCTCTAAAGTAAATCAAAAAGCTGCCGAGTCCCTTGCTGATCCTACAGAATATGAAAATCTTTTCCCTGGATTAAAGGAAGCTTTTGTTGCTGAAGAGTATGTTAAACAAAGTCTTGCAGACTTGCGGCCAGCCCGGGAATACCCCCTTGTCACT CCAAATGAAGAGAGAAACTTACTTGAAGAAGCAAAAGGCTTTGAGCCTTCTGGAGTAACAACACCTCAG aaggcTGAAGAACAGGTTGCATCTCCtaaacaagaaatgaaaacagttttgcagAATTCTGATCCACTTCCAACAAGAGATCAAAAG aCACTGCTGGACTTGGAAGATGACTTAGATAACTTGGATCTGGAGGATA
- the RBP2 gene encoding retinol-binding protein 2 yields the protein MPADYNGTWEMETNENFEGYMVALGIDFATRKIAKHLKQTKEITQNGDNFKTKTLSTFRNYDLDFTVGVEFEEHTKGLDNRVVKTLVTWDGDKLVCVQKGEKNNRGWKHWIEGDLLHLELTCEDQLCHQIFRKKK from the exons ATGCCTGCTGATTACAATGGAACATGGGAAATGGAAACCAATGAAAACTTTGAAGGCTACATGGTTGCTTTag GTATTGATTTTGCAACTCGTAAGATTGCAAAacacttaaaacaaacaaaggaaattaCTCAAAATGGAGataactttaaaacaaaaacactcaGCACTTTCAGAAACTATGATCTGGATTTCACTGTAGGAGTGGAGTTTGAAGAACATACCAAAGGACTGGATAACCGAGTAGTAAAG ACACTAGTGACCTGGGATGGTGACAAACTGGTATGTGTTCAGAAAGGTGAAAAGAACAACAGGGGCTGGAAACACTGGATTGAAGGAGACCTGCTGCATCTG GAACTGACATGTGAAGACCAGCTGTGCCATCAgatatttagaaagaaaaagtaa